The DNA region AGCCGAAGGCGCTGTTCGCCACCAAGGGCGAGGTGCCGACGGGCGAGCATTTTGTGCCGTTCGGCCTGGCGCGCATTGCCCGGTCGGGCCGCGACATCACCATCGTATCGGCCGGACAGCTCGTGCACCGTTCGCTGGAGGCGGCTGAAAAGCTTGCGGCCGAAGGCATCGAGGCCGAAGTGATCGACCTTCGCACCATCATGCCGCTCGATGTCGGCACGGTCGCGGCGAGCGTCGCCAAGACGCATCGCCTGCTGGTCGTCGATGAAGGCTGGGGCGCGTTCGGCGTCGGCGCCGAGGTGGCGCAGGCGATGAACGAACTGGCTTTCGACGAGCTCGACGGCCCGGTCGGCCGCCTGCATACCGAGGCGCAGCCCCATCCGCTCGCTCCTGCGCTCGAACGCGCCATGCTGGTCGACGCCGACAAGATCGTCGCCGGGGCCAGAAGCGTCCTCTCCGGCACCTCGCCGGTACCCAGGCACTGGCGGCACCTCGGCAGCCGCGCGGCGGCGTCCTCCGCTCCTCCTCCTCCGGTCGCGACGCCCGTCGCCCCGGCGCCGGCCGCCAGTGCCCCTCTCCCTGCTGCGGCGCCCGCCGCTGCTTTGGGCGGAGAGCCGATCACCATGCCCTTTGGCGATCTCACCATCAGCGAAGGCACAATCGTCGGCTGGCTGAAGGCTGAGGGCGATCTCGTCAAGGCCGGCGAGATCGTCGCGGAAATCGAGACCGACAAGGCGGTGGTCGAGATCGAGGCGCCGGTCGCCGGCAAGCTTGGGCCGATCGAACAGCCAAAAGGCGCCGTCGTTCCGATGGGCGGGCGCATCGGCAGCGTTGTTCCGGGAGCGTCGGCATGAGTTCTCCGGCCTCCCGCAAGGCTGCCTCGCCCTATGCGCGGCGCCTCGCCCGCGAACGTGGCATCGCGCTCGCCGAGCTTTCCGGCAGCGGACCCAACGGGCGCATCGTGGCCGCCGATGTGCCTTTGCAGGCCGTCGCGGTTTCGCGGCCGGGGCCGGTTCCCGCCCCGGCGATTGTCGCCGATCGTGTCCCGTCCTCTGCAATGCCAAGGGCCTTGGGCGCGTTCTCGGCCAGCATCGTGCTGACGCCGCTGCGCGATCTGATCGCCGCTTCTGGTACCGATGTCCCGCTCGACGCGTTTCTGGCCAAGGCGGCGGCGAGCGCCGCCGGCAGCTATGGCGAGAGCTTGCGGCTGGTGGCGGAAGACGGGACCGCTACGCTCATCACCGCCCCGGCGCGTCTGGCGCCGTCCGAGATCGCGCGTCTCGCCGCCGCCGGGAACGGAACGCCTTCCGGCCATCCGCTCGTCCTGTCACGGCTGCACCTGTCCGGGGTACGTCCGGTGGCGGGCCCGCTTCCGGCCGATTGCGACCTGCGCATCCTGGTCATTGCAGCCAACGACACGGAGATCGCCGAGGCGATGCTCGTGCACGACAGCGCGACGATCCCGGAAGCGGAAGCCGCACGGATTCTGTCAGCCTTCCGCGCGGCGCTGGAGAATCCGCTGCGATTGCTGGTGTAGGCCGGACTTTCACCTCTCCCCGAGGGGGAGGTGAAGCAAGCCGCTCCCTGCTGTTATATCATGTAGCCGGCGGTCCAGCCGCCATCGACGGTCAGGACCTGGCCGTTCACATAGCTCGACTCGGGCGATGACAGGAACAGCACCGCCTCGGCGATCTCGGCGGGCGTGCCGGGGCGGCCGAGCGGGACGTGGCGCATGAAGGCGGCCGCCTTGTCATGGAACTTGCCGCTCTCGCCATAGAAGAGCTGCTTGGTGCCCTCGGTCATCACCGAGCCGGGCGCCACGCAATTGGTCAGCACGCCCTTGGGCCCGAGTTCGAGCGCCATGGACCGCGTCAGATGAATGATGCCGGCCTTGGCGGCGACGAAGGGGCTTTGCAGGCGCATCGCCGCGAGCCCGACCACGGAGCCGATATTGACGATGCGGCCGCCGCGCCCGCCCGCCAGCATCGGCCTCAGCGCGCCGCGGCTCATCAGGAAAAGCCCGTCGAGGTCGATGCCGATGATGCGATGCCATTCCTCGGTCGGGAAGGCGTCGATGTCGACGCGGTGGGCGAGCGTGTTGACACCGGCATTGTTGATCAGGATATCGAGGCGGCCGAACCGTTCGATCGTTCGCTCGACGGCACGGTCGATTGCCGTCTCGTCGCGAATGTCGACGACGGCGGCCATGGCGCGCGGCAGCGAAGCGGCGACGGCCTCGGCGCCTTCGGCATTGACGTCAGCGACGACGATCGATGCCCCATTGGCCGCCAGCCTGTCGACGATGGCCCGGCCGATGCCGCCCGCAGCGCCGGTAACGAAGGCGACGCGCCCGGAAAGATCGCACTGCATGGTACCTCCACCCGCTCCGCCGGCGCGGAGTCGATTTTCTTTCTATTATGATACTATAATCGATGGGTACGCCTGGGCAATCGCCGATAGCGCGATCCGGCGGTTTGGTCCCGCGCGCCAATTCCGGTAAGTTCCCGGAGGAAACAGCGATTCTGGAGGCGGCTTGAGGTCTGGCAGTCGAAAGCAAGAGGTGGTCGAGGATATCGTCGAGGCTTCGGATCTCGCCGATGTCTTTCCGCCGCGCATCCTGTCGCGCGACGACGGGCCGCTTTACCGTCAGTTGCTCGCGATCCTGCGCGCTCCGATCGCTGCCGGAGAGCTCGAAGCCGGCGCTTCGTTGCCGCGGGAGGCGGATCTCGCCATCCGGTTCGGCGTCAGCCTGATCACCGTCCGCCAGGCGCTGCGCGACCTGGAGAGCGAGGGGCTGATCAAGAAGCGCGCGGCGAAGCCAGCTGTCGTCACCGCGCCCGAGGCTGGTGACGGGGGGAGTTTCGCGTTCAAGAGCTTCGCTGAGATCGCCGCGTCGACAAAGGATCGCCGGCTCGAGATTCACTCCTATCGCAAGGAGCGCTCGGCGACGGCCAGCAAGGCCTTCGGCTTGCCGGTCGAGGAGGCGCTGCCCTGCCTCCGCGCCACGCTCTACATGAAGGACGTGCCGACCGGCCAGACGACGTTCTATTTTCCGCCGGCCGTGGGTGCCCGTCTGAAGCGCACCGATTTCGACGATGTCGTCGTCTTCCGCGCGGTGCAGCGCCATCTCGGCATCAAGCTCTCCGGGGCGAAGATCACGGTCCGGGCCGACGTCGCCGACGAGAAGCTGGCCGAGGCGCTTGATTATGAGGTTGGCGGGCCGATCCTGGTGATCGAGATGCTGTACCGCTCCGCCGATGGCGAGCCGGTCGAACTCACCATCAACCGCAACCGCGCCGATCTGTTCAGCCTCTCTTACGATGCGCCGAACGACCTCGTCTAAGCGCTATCGACTCGACCATAAGATTATAATAGCATGATGATGTTTGGCGCTTGGCAGATTGCCGTAGGCGCCTGCTGGGAGTCATGATAGCGTTACCATACACCGTCGCCACCCAATGAGCGTCGGATGAACGCCTTTAGGACAGCTTCAAGGGAGGAAAAATTGAAGCGAGGAGCCATTCTCTCCGTCATGGCCGTTGCGGCTATGGCGCTCTCCGCGGCGCCGCCGGCGTCGGCCGAGGGCAAGACCTACAAGATCTATCTCTCCAACAATTTCATCGGCAATGACTGGCGCCAGCAGATGGAGCGCGTCGCCGAGGTGTCGGTGAAGAAGGGTCCGCTTGCCGGCCGCGTCGATCTCAAGATCGAGAATGCGGAAGGCACGGTCCAGGCGCAGATCAATTCGCTGAATAACATCATCCGCTCCAAGCCCGACGCGATCCTGATCGACGCGGCCTCGGCGGAGGCGCTCAATCCGACCATCAAGAAGGCCTGCGATGCCGGCATCGTCGTCATCTCCTTCGACCAGGTGGTGAGCGAGCCCTGCGCCTATGCGCTGGAATCCGACTGGACCCGCATCCCCGCCGTGCTGGCGGAATGGATGGCGAAGCAGTTGAACGGCAAGGGCAAGGTCTTCGTCGACCGCGGCCTCGCCGGCGCGCCGATCTCGGCCCAGCTCGAGAAGGGCTATCTCGACGTCTTGAAGAAATATCCGGATATCGAGGTCATCGGCAATTACAACGGCGAATACGCGCTGGGACCGGAGCAGGCGGGCGTCGCCAGCCTGCTCGCCGCCCATCCCGAAGTCGATGGCATCCTGACGCAGGGTTATGGCTCCGGCGCCATCAAGGCGCTGCAGGACGCTGGCCGCAAGGTCGTTCCCGTCACGGCATTCTCCTATAATGTCGCTGCGACGACCTGCGCCCAGACGGAAGGCGCCGCCTGTATCCTCGGCTCCAACCCGGCCTTTCTCTCGTCCGAGGCGATCAAGCTCGCCGTCGATATTCTCGACGGCAAGCCGAAGCCGGCGGATCGGCACATCCTCGTGAATGGCGATTTCCTCGCCACCAATGGCGGGGATTGGAAGTCGGAACTCTACCCGACCGCCACGATCCAGAAGATCGAGATCGGCAAGAATGCCTGGCCGGATCGCCCGCCGGGACTGACGCTGCCGATCACGCCCGACTGGGTCGAGATCACGGCTGAAGAGGCCGCCGGCTGAACGGCGGAGGGAAAAGCCGGCGGGCCTGGGGGCCGCCGGCACCTGAGCGGGACGACTCTCGTCCCGCTCCTTTCTCATGATCCATGACAGCCGCGGTGCCGATGAACGATTTTCTCGAGGCCGTTTCCGTATCGAAACGCTATGGCGGCATCGTCGCGCTCGCCGATGCGACGCTTCGCGCCCGCGCCGGCGAAGTCCATGCGCTGCTCGGCGAGAACGGCGCGGGCAAGAGCACCTTCATCCAGATCCTCGCCGGGGCGGTCCGGCCGGATGGCGGCTCGATCCATCTGGGCGGGCAGCCCTTCGGCGTGCGCAATCCCGAAGAGGCACAGAAGGCCGGCATCTCGGCCGTCTTTCAGGAATTGTCGCTGATCCCCGACCTGACCGTCGCCGAGAATGTCTGGTTCCGCCGCGAGCCCCTGACGCCGCTGCGCACGGCCCGTGCCGCCGCGATGCGCGAGGCGACGGCCGAGCTTTTCGATCGCTATCGCTTTCCTTCGATCCGGCCGGATCAGGAACTGCGCCGCCTGACATTGGCCGAGCGGCAGGTGGTGGAGATCGCCAAGGCGTTGTCGCGCGATCCACGCGTGCTGATCCTCGATGAGGCGACCTCGGCCCTGGCGCCCCGCGAGACGGAATGGCTGCTCGATCTTGCGCAGGGCCTCGCCAGCGCCGGCAAGCTGGTCATCTATATTTCCCATCGCCTCGGCGAGGTTCGGAAGATCGCCGACCGCATCACCGTTTTCCGCAACGGCGCGACGGTGGCGGCCTATGATACCGCCGCCGTCGATGACGACACGATCATCGCCGACATGCTCGGCCGGCAGATGGACCGGCTCTATCCGGAGCGGCGGGATACATCGACCGGCCGCGTTGCCCTCCAGATCCGTGGTCTCACCGTCCAGAACCGCCTCGCCGATCTCGATCTCGACCTTCGCGAGGGCGAGGTACTCGGCGTCGCCGGATTGCAGGGCCATGGCCAGCGCGAATTGTTCCAGGCGCTGTTCGGCGCTGCCAAGGCTTCGGGATCGCTGGAGGTCTGGGGCAAGCCGCGAACGATCAAGAACCCGCGCGATGCCCTATCCGGCCGCGACGGCCTCGCCCTCGTCCCCGAGGATCGGCGCAATCATGGCCTGCTGCTGGCGAAGAGCGTGCGCGAGAATCTGACGCTTTCCGTCATCTCGCGCTTCACCCGCTTCGGCCTCACCGATCCGAAGCGCGAGGCCAAACTCGTCGACGAGATGATCGCGCAGCTTCGCATCAAGGCCGGAACGCCCGAGCAGGCGGCGGGAACGCTCTCCGGCGGCAATCAGCAGAAGGTGATCTTCGGCAAGATGCTGCTGACGGAGGCGCGCATCCTGCTGCTCTATGACCCGACGCGCGGCATCGATGTCGGCACCAAGGGCGAGATTTTCGCGCTGATGCGCGACCTGGCGGCGAAGGGCTATGCGATCCTGTTCTATTCAAGCGACCTGGCCGAACTCGTTCATGTCGCCGACCGCGTCGCGGTGCTGCGCTATGGTCGGCTCGCGGCCATCCTCGAAGGCGAGGACAATTCCGAGCGCCAGATCCTGCGGGCCACGATGATCGAGAGGGCCGCATGACGATGACCGCCAGCGAACCCGGCGAGCGCGCTCCTTCAAGGACCGACCCGGCCGGCGAATGGAAGGCCCGCCTGCTCGGCCATGCCTCGCTGCTCATTCCCTGCCTGATGCTGCTGGCGCTGCTGGCCGTCTATGGATCGCTGCGCGAGGGCGTATTCACGCTCGACGAGCTCAATCTCGACACTGCCGCGGCGATGACGCTGATGCTGGCTGCCACCGGCCAGACCATCGTGCTGCTGCGCGGCGGCATCGATCTGTCGATCGGCGGCATGATCAGCCTCGGCACCGTGATCGCTGCGACCCGGTTCGGCGACAGCGGCCTCTCGGTGCTCGTCTGGAGCCTTGCGATCGTCGCGATCGGCGCGCTGGTCGGCCTCGTCAATGGCGTGCTCATCACCGTGCTCCGCCTGCAGCCCTTCCTGGTGACCCTCGCCACCTGGTCGATCCTGTCTGGCGCCGCGCTTCTCATCCTGCCGACCGATGGCGGCAGCTTGCCTTCGGCCTGGATGGCGTTCGGCTCCTCGTCCTTCCTGGGCCTTTCCAGCTCGGTCTGGCTGCTTGTCGCGCTGATTCTCTTCTGGGTCTGGTTCAGGCGCACCCGGACCGGGATCACCATCCGCGCCACCGGCTCCAATGAGCGCTCCGCCTTCCTCTCGGGCGTCTCGCCGCTCGGCATCAATGTCGCGACCTATGCGCTCTCCGGCGCCTTCGCGGCGCTGGCCGCCCTCTATCTGACGACGCAGACAGGCGCCGGCTCGCCGACGATCGGCAAGGACTACATCCTGCCCTCGGTGGCGGCCGCGGTGATCGGCGGCATCAGCCTGTTCGGCGGCCGCGGCGGCCTGGTCGGGACGATCGTCGGCGCCTTCATCCTGACCATCATCGGCAATCTCGTCTTCGTCCTGTCGATTTCCAGCTATTGGCAGCCGATCGCGTCGGGCGTGATCCTGCTCGTTGCCGTACTGGCGAGTTCGCTGGCCGAGAAATCATCGAGGCGGAACCTCTCATGAATCTGCGCCGCCACCGCTCGATCCTCTTCGCCTATCTCGGCCTGATCGTGCTGCTCATGCTGACGAGCGTGGTCGCGCCGGGCTTCCTGTCGCCGATCCATTTGCGCAGCCTCGTGGTGCTCGCCGCCTTCATCGGCATCGTCGCGCTCGGGCAGACCTTCGTCGTCATCGGCGGCGGCATCGACCTCTCGGTGCCATGGGTGCTCAACTGCGCGGCCGTGCTGATGACGCTGGTCGCTCATGGCCAGGACGCACCCCTCGTCTGGATCGTGCCGCTGTTGCTCCTCGCCGGGGCGCTGGTCGGCGTCGTCAACGGCCTCGGCGTCGCCCTGTTCGGCGTTCCGCCGATCATCATGACGCTCGCGGTCAACGTCATCCTGCAGGGCGGCATCCTCGTCTATACGGGCGGCGCACCGCCGGCCTCGGCCCCGCCGATGATCCAGTTCCTGGCCGTCGGCAGGGTCGGCGGGTTCCCGATGATCGTCATTCTCTGGATCGTGCTCGCCATCGTCGCGACCGTGTTGCTGTCCAAGACCGCGTTCGGGCGTCATCTCTACGCGGTTGGATCGAGCGCCACGGTCGCCGAATTTTCCGGCGTACCGACGTTGCGCACCGGTGTCGCCGCCTATGCGCTGTCCGGCTTCACCGCGGCGCTCGCCGGCATGCTGCTCACCGGCTATACGGGCCAGGCCTATCTCGGCATGGGCGATCCCTATCTCTTCACCTCGATCGCGGCGGTCGCCATCGGCGGCGCGTCCATCCTCGGCGGCAGCGGCCATTATGTCGGCACGATCGCTGGGGCGATGGTGCTCACTGTCTTGACGGGCCTGCTGCCGGCGTTGAACCTCTCCAATGGCGCGCTGCTCATCGTCTATGGCGTCGTCATCCTCGTCACCGTGGCGCTGGCGAGCGAGGCGATCACCGATCTTTTCCCGCGCCGCCGCGCGCGGCAGGCTTCCTGAGGATATTTCCATGACCGACATCGAATGCGTGGTCGACGCCAAGGCGCTGCTCGGCGAGAGCACCTATTGGGACCCGGATGACGAAGTGCTGTGGTGGATCGACATCTATGGCAAGACCGTCCATTGCTACGATCCGGAGACTAGCACCGACGAGACGATCACTCTGCCGGAATATCCGGGCTGCCTCGCCGTCCGCGAGATCGGCGGCCTCGTCATCTCCGACGTCAATGGCTTCCATTTTCTCGATACGGCGACCGGCAAGCTGGAGGCGATCGTCGATCCGGAGGCGAACGAGCCGGACACCCGCTTCAATGATGGCAAGACCGACCGGCAAGGCCGCTTCTGGTCGGGTTCGATGTTCGAGGCGCCGGGCAAGCCGGTGCGCAAGGTCGGCGCGCTGTACCGGCTCGATCTCGATCTCACCTGCCACAAGGTCGTCGACGGCGTTGGCTGTTCCAACGGGCTCGCCTGGAGCCCGGACAGCCGGACGATGTATTATACGGACAGCCACGGGCCGGTGGTCTGGGCGTTCGATTTCGATGCCGTCTCGGGCGAGGCCGAGAACCGCCGTCCCTATGTCGACCTCTCCTTCATGGACGGTATCGTCGACGGCTCGACCGTGGACGCGGAGGGCTGCTACTGGCTGACCGTGCCGTTCAAGGGCAAGGTGATGCGCTTCGATCCGGCCGGCAAGCTGATGCGAACGATCGAACTGCCGACCGATCTGCCGACCTGCTGCGAGTTCGGCGGCCCCAATCTCGACATCCTCTATGTGACCACGGCGACCTTGCGACGCTCGGCGGAGGCATTGAAGGACCAGCCGCTCGCCGGCGGCCTCTTCGCTCTCGATGTCGGCGTCAAGGGCCTGCCGCTGGTGCCGTTCCGCGGGTAGGGTGGAGCGGCCTTCGTCAGTTGACCGCGCAACGCTTCACGCGCGGAACGGCGGCGGCGATTTCCTGGACCGCATCCAGCGCTGCCTTGTTGGCCGATGGGCCGGACGGCGCCGGCGCGGGTGACGTGTCTGCCGCCGGCGGCGCGGCTTCCGCGGCAGGAGTGGCCGGCTGGATCGCGGGCGCCGGAACCTCTGCTACCTGGTCCGAAGACGGTGCAGGCGCTCCCGGCAAGGCAACGGGCTGCCCGCGCAGCAGCGACGGAATCTGGCCAAGCGGGATGAAGCCGAGCGTCGCGCGTCCCGCTCTGACGGTGATGCGCGCCTCGCGCCAATCCTTGCCGTCGGCATTCACAGGCCGCAGGAAAGCCGAGACCGGCCCGATCAGCCGTGTCAACCGCTCGCGGCTGCCGGGGTGGAAGCGCTCGACGAGGTCTGGCAGGCGGTCCAGCGCCGAGAGGCGTACCGTGAAATCGCCCGAGAGCATGCCGTTCCCATCGATGGTGGCATCGCCTGCCAGCGCCGTCGAAAGCCCGGCGACATCGATCTCGGCTCGGTAAATCCGGATCGGCTGGCCCGAAGCGATCCAGGCGGCGACGGGGTTGTCGCGCTGCTTCAGGACGGATTCCGGCAGGCCGATGGCGACGTTGGAGGTAACCGGCGGCAATTCCGGTCGGCCGGGCACGCTGGCGAGACCGTTCTGGACGGTTGTGAAAAGGTCGATCATTCCGGCCGTGTCGGGATCGGGAACGAGATGCAGTTCGGCGTGGTCCGCCTTCAGCGTCACCGTGCCGGCAACGCGCGACGGTGCGTCCAGCGCGGCGTCGAGACCGTCGGCGACCAGCGAATAGCGTTTCAGTCCCGAAAAGCCGATCCGCACGCTCGATTCGAGCGAAGTCCAGTTGGCGGTGACCTGATTGCCGTGGCGCGCCTTCAGCGCCAAGGGCCCCTTGGCGGCGAAAAGGGCGTGGCCGGGATTATAGAGGAGGCCCATCGCCTCGATGCCCGCCAGATCGACGGAGAGATCCTCGGCGGGGCAACTAGCGGCGACCGGCGTGCAGGTGATGCCGAGCCGGAAGGGGAAGCCGGAGAGCGATTGGTCGCCGCAGGATAGAGTCGCGCCCTCGTCGGCGGCGCGGGCTTCGATCGCGGCGATCTTGCCGGCGACATAGTGGCGGGCCGCGAACCAGCCGCCGGTCCATAGCACCACGATGGCGATGACGATGCCGATCAGGATCTGGAACCGCCGCTTGGTCTTTTTGCGGGGCGCGGGTGCCGCCGGGGCTGTCATGGATGCGGGGCTCCGTTGAACTCGGCCGATCGGGCTGCTAGGCAATCCTCGCCTGCCGCGGGACGACACTCAATGTCCGATTTATGGGTCTTTGGCTATGGCTCGCTGATGTGGCGGCCTGGCTTTTCCTTTGCCGAGGCGCAGCCTGCACGCCTTTTCGGCGAGCACCGCGCGCTCTGCGTTTATTCCTTCGTTCATCGCGGGACGCCGCAGAAGCCTGGCCTCGTATTAGGGCTGGACCAAGGCGGGTCCTGCCGCGGCGTCGCCTTTCGCGTCGAGGCGTCGGACGCCGCTTCGACGATCGATTATCTGCGCGAGCGTGAACTCGTCACGCATGTCTATCGCGAGGTTCGGCGGCCGGTTCGCTTGGAGGATGGAAGCGCGAGAGCGGTCACGGCGCTCGCCTATGTCGTCGACCGCGCCCATGCGCAATATGCGGGCCGGCTCGAACCCGAGGCGGTTCTCGCCCATGTCCGCGATTCCGAGGGCCTTTCCGGGCACAATCGCGACTATGTCCTCGCGACGACGCGCCATCTCGAGCAAGCAGGTGTGCGCGATCCGCTGCTCGCCTGGCTCGCCCGCGAGCTGGAAGAGGACGCCGTCAGCCCGTCTTGAGGGCTGCGAGGCGTGTCGCGGCCTCCGGCGGCAGCGGGGGATGGTCGGCTTTGGCCGTCGCTTCCTGCAGCAATCGGTCGCTCGCCGGTTCGATCGTGCCGATGAGGCGGGCGAGGAAGGTTTTGGAATCGAGCCCTGGCGGAATCGGATCGAGCACCTCGATGATGATCGTGCCGGGATAGCGCAGGAAGCTGCGCCGCGGCCAATAGAGCCCGGCATTGAGCGCGATCGGATAAACCGGCACTTTCAGCTCACGATAGAGATGGATGATGCCGAATTTGTAGTCCGGCTCGGCGCCGACAGGGCGCCGCGTGCCTTCGGGAAAGAGGATGATCTGCTGGCCGGCGGCGATCGCCACCTTGGAATCGGCCGCGAGCTTCCGCAATGCCTTCGATCCGCCGGCACGGTCGACCGCGATCATCCCGGCCTTCCAGGTGTACCAGC from Kaistia algarum includes:
- a CDS encoding ABC transporter permease; translated protein: MTMTASEPGERAPSRTDPAGEWKARLLGHASLLIPCLMLLALLAVYGSLREGVFTLDELNLDTAAAMTLMLAATGQTIVLLRGGIDLSIGGMISLGTVIAATRFGDSGLSVLVWSLAIVAIGALVGLVNGVLITVLRLQPFLVTLATWSILSGAALLILPTDGGSLPSAWMAFGSSSFLGLSSSVWLLVALILFWVWFRRTRTGITIRATGSNERSAFLSGVSPLGINVATYALSGAFAALAALYLTTQTGAGSPTIGKDYILPSVAAAVIGGISLFGGRGGLVGTIVGAFILTIIGNLVFVLSISSYWQPIASGVILLVAVLASSLAEKSSRRNLS
- a CDS encoding ABC transporter permease, encoding MNLRRHRSILFAYLGLIVLLMLTSVVAPGFLSPIHLRSLVVLAAFIGIVALGQTFVVIGGGIDLSVPWVLNCAAVLMTLVAHGQDAPLVWIVPLLLLAGALVGVVNGLGVALFGVPPIIMTLAVNVILQGGILVYTGGAPPASAPPMIQFLAVGRVGGFPMIVILWIVLAIVATVLLSKTAFGRHLYAVGSSATVAEFSGVPTLRTGVAAYALSGFTAALAGMLLTGYTGQAYLGMGDPYLFTSIAAVAIGGASILGGSGHYVGTIAGAMVLTVLTGLLPALNLSNGALLIVYGVVILVTVALASEAITDLFPRRRARQAS
- a CDS encoding substrate-binding domain-containing protein → MKRGAILSVMAVAAMALSAAPPASAEGKTYKIYLSNNFIGNDWRQQMERVAEVSVKKGPLAGRVDLKIENAEGTVQAQINSLNNIIRSKPDAILIDAASAEALNPTIKKACDAGIVVISFDQVVSEPCAYALESDWTRIPAVLAEWMAKQLNGKGKVFVDRGLAGAPISAQLEKGYLDVLKKYPDIEVIGNYNGEYALGPEQAGVASLLAAHPEVDGILTQGYGSGAIKALQDAGRKVVPVTAFSYNVAATTCAQTEGAACILGSNPAFLSSEAIKLAVDILDGKPKPADRHILVNGDFLATNGGDWKSELYPTATIQKIEIGKNAWPDRPPGLTLPITPDWVEITAEEAAG
- a CDS encoding E3 binding domain-containing protein; the encoded protein is MSSPASRKAASPYARRLARERGIALAELSGSGPNGRIVAADVPLQAVAVSRPGPVPAPAIVADRVPSSAMPRALGAFSASIVLTPLRDLIAASGTDVPLDAFLAKAAASAAGSYGESLRLVAEDGTATLITAPARLAPSEIARLAAAGNGTPSGHPLVLSRLHLSGVRPVAGPLPADCDLRILVIAANDTEIAEAMLVHDSATIPEAEAARILSAFRAALENPLRLLV
- a CDS encoding SMP-30/gluconolactonase/LRE family protein, whose protein sequence is MTDIECVVDAKALLGESTYWDPDDEVLWWIDIYGKTVHCYDPETSTDETITLPEYPGCLAVREIGGLVISDVNGFHFLDTATGKLEAIVDPEANEPDTRFNDGKTDRQGRFWSGSMFEAPGKPVRKVGALYRLDLDLTCHKVVDGVGCSNGLAWSPDSRTMYYTDSHGPVVWAFDFDAVSGEAENRRPYVDLSFMDGIVDGSTVDAEGCYWLTVPFKGKVMRFDPAGKLMRTIELPTDLPTCCEFGGPNLDILYVTTATLRRSAEALKDQPLAGGLFALDVGVKGLPLVPFRG
- a CDS encoding GntR family transcriptional regulator yields the protein MVEDIVEASDLADVFPPRILSRDDGPLYRQLLAILRAPIAAGELEAGASLPREADLAIRFGVSLITVRQALRDLESEGLIKKRAAKPAVVTAPEAGDGGSFAFKSFAEIAASTKDRRLEIHSYRKERSATASKAFGLPVEEALPCLRATLYMKDVPTGQTTFYFPPAVGARLKRTDFDDVVVFRAVQRHLGIKLSGAKITVRADVADEKLAEALDYEVGGPILVIEMLYRSADGEPVELTINRNRADLFSLSYDAPNDLV
- a CDS encoding lysophospholipid acyltransferase family protein; its protein translation is MLIFRSILFQIAFYAIMAAIILVTLPFYFFLPHRAAIAVVKFWTASTMWALGVLAGTHIEVRGLDKLPKGGALLAPKHQSAFETMALFPMLNDPTFVMKRQLMLIPLFGWYTWKAGMIAVDRAGGSKALRKLAADSKVAIAAGQQIILFPEGTRRPVGAEPDYKFGIIHLYRELKVPVYPIALNAGLYWPRRSFLRYPGTIIIEVLDPIPPGLDSKTFLARLIGTIEPASDRLLQEATAKADHPPLPPEAATRLAALKTG
- a CDS encoding gamma-glutamylcyclotransferase, which codes for MSDLWVFGYGSLMWRPGFSFAEAQPARLFGEHRALCVYSFVHRGTPQKPGLVLGLDQGGSCRGVAFRVEASDAASTIDYLRERELVTHVYREVRRPVRLEDGSARAVTALAYVVDRAHAQYAGRLEPEAVLAHVRDSEGLSGHNRDYVLATTRHLEQAGVRDPLLAWLARELEEDAVSPS
- a CDS encoding sugar ABC transporter ATP-binding protein; translated protein: MNDFLEAVSVSKRYGGIVALADATLRARAGEVHALLGENGAGKSTFIQILAGAVRPDGGSIHLGGQPFGVRNPEEAQKAGISAVFQELSLIPDLTVAENVWFRREPLTPLRTARAAAMREATAELFDRYRFPSIRPDQELRRLTLAERQVVEIAKALSRDPRVLILDEATSALAPRETEWLLDLAQGLASAGKLVIYISHRLGEVRKIADRITVFRNGATVAAYDTAAVDDDTIIADMLGRQMDRLYPERRDTSTGRVALQIRGLTVQNRLADLDLDLREGEVLGVAGLQGHGQRELFQALFGAAKASGSLEVWGKPRTIKNPRDALSGRDGLALVPEDRRNHGLLLAKSVRENLTLSVISRFTRFGLTDPKREAKLVDEMIAQLRIKAGTPEQAAGTLSGGNQQKVIFGKMLLTEARILLLYDPTRGIDVGTKGEIFALMRDLAAKGYAILFYSSDLAELVHVADRVAVLRYGRLAAILEGEDNSERQILRATMIERAA
- a CDS encoding SDR family NAD(P)-dependent oxidoreductase, coding for MQCDLSGRVAFVTGAAGGIGRAIVDRLAANGASIVVADVNAEGAEAVAASLPRAMAAVVDIRDETAIDRAVERTIERFGRLDILINNAGVNTLAHRVDIDAFPTEEWHRIIGIDLDGLFLMSRGALRPMLAGGRGGRIVNIGSVVGLAAMRLQSPFVAAKAGIIHLTRSMALELGPKGVLTNCVAPGSVMTEGTKQLFYGESGKFHDKAAAFMRHVPLGRPGTPAEIAEAVLFLSSPESSYVNGQVLTVDGGWTAGYMI
- a CDS encoding DUF2125 domain-containing protein: MTAPAAPAPRKKTKRRFQILIGIVIAIVVLWTGGWFAARHYVAGKIAAIEARAADEGATLSCGDQSLSGFPFRLGITCTPVAASCPAEDLSVDLAGIEAMGLLYNPGHALFAAKGPLALKARHGNQVTANWTSLESSVRIGFSGLKRYSLVADGLDAALDAPSRVAGTVTLKADHAELHLVPDPDTAGMIDLFTTVQNGLASVPGRPELPPVTSNVAIGLPESVLKQRDNPVAAWIASGQPIRIYRAEIDVAGLSTALAGDATIDGNGMLSGDFTVRLSALDRLPDLVERFHPGSRERLTRLIGPVSAFLRPVNADGKDWREARITVRAGRATLGFIPLGQIPSLLRGQPVALPGAPAPSSDQVAEVPAPAIQPATPAAEAAPPAADTSPAPAPSGPSANKAALDAVQEIAAAVPRVKRCAVN